The following DNA comes from Neoarius graeffei isolate fNeoGra1 chromosome 25, fNeoGra1.pri, whole genome shotgun sequence.
TCAACACAAGATAGATTGGCATGCTCTtcagtgtattttattttattttttccccctctaCCTTTTTAAATAGGTTCTTTCAGACGAGGCAAAGCAGTGCTGGATTGATCAGTACAAGTCTTCAGCGGATGTTTGCTCGCATGCCTATTGGTGAGTGTCCTTTTTATGGTTTACCATCaaggggtggtttttttttttttttttaaatgcaataaGTGAATTAACAATATCTGATTCTTACACAGGCGTGGGAACTGTAAGAAGGTATCGGTGGGGCTGCAGTGTGAGATAGGGTTGCGTTGCCGGACATACTTTGTCCTATGTGGCTCTGTCCTCAGCGTGTGGACCAAAGTTGAGGGTGTCTTGGCCTCTGTCAGCGGAAGCAACATGAAGATGCAGATTGTCCGTTTAAGAACTGAGGATGGACAACGTATAGTAGGTGAGTAagatggatttttatttttttaaaatcctgACTTCCTTGCATATCCCATGAGTAGATGCAGAATTTATTTTTTGCGCCACCCAGGTCTGATCATTCCAGCAAACTGCGTGGCTCCCCTCACCAACATCCTATCCTCGTCAGACCAATCGCAGCAGCTGGCTGTACAACAGCAGCAGATGTGGCAGCAGCTGCATCCACAGAGCCTCAGCCACTCGTTCAATACATAGCAAAACCCAGTGGGCCAACAGCAGACACGGGACCCCAACAGTGCATCATGAGCCTTCCTCCCTGCCACCATGCTATGAGGAAGCTTGCCCTTGTGTGGATAGAGGCTTGCTGGACTACTGACTCAAAAGCTCTAAAGCCTCCCATGTTGAAGTAGTGTGAAGATGTGTTGGGAGAATACAATATTGTTCAGGCTTTATTatcccccctttcccccttctCTGCTGGTGTTCAACCCTTTTTATTCTTTAAACCTGCAAAGTCACTCTCATGTTTGATACAGGTCATGCTCAGGGGTTCAGTGTCACAGCAGTTCTTTTCCGGGCCTCGAGAAACAAAGCATGGTTTGCCCTGGATTTGGACCCCATACTGTTTAGctattgactgactgactgtctaTTCCATCATTTTTGCACTGATGTACAGCTTGGCTAAAGATTAAATGTAGACTCCTTCCCCCCCAAAATGTAATTGATCAGCTAAGTTTGTTGACTGTTTTGCTTTAGCTTTGTCCTGGAGTTATGAGCCTAATATAGACAAGCTGTGGAAATATGGGTGATCCAGAAAAGATGCTCAGCAGAGCTCTAGTGCAAACCAGCTAGCCGTCTTAGCTGATGAGTTACATGTGGGTAAAATTGTGTCTGTATTTTCTTGGCCAAACTATTTCTTTAAGGCTTTAAGAACATCCCAGTGTGCACTAATATCCTATTTGTGTCCAAAGAAATAAGGTTTCTGAGGTTCCACTATAACTTGTATGAAGAATACTCCTTTCCACATGTATTTTAGTTCATAACAGGATGTAGCTGTCCAAGTTCAAGGATTACATTGTAAACCTGCTAGTACatcattcagttttttttttttaataaaagaccACAACTGCACAATGATTGACTGCATGGTAGGATCCTAGGGGATCTACCTTCCCCCTCTGACATTCTGTAGCATGCTTGATGCTACCAACTACAAATCTTTTTTGAAGAGATTTGTTGAATGTCATGGTGCAAAGATGGTGGAATACTCCTGTGAAGATCATTATCTTGATCAAGTAATGCTCTCCTAGGGAAAGCTCTGGCTCTTCAATGGGTAATACATGTATAATAATACCTACCCCTTAAGACTTGTCTAGGCTCATCAGGAACTGATGCTGCATGGTTGAATGCATACCTAGCTTCTTTATTTTGTCTATTTATCAAAGAAGTCAATGTCTTGAGAGGGTCAGTTTATTTTTCTCCTTTGCTCCGTTTTTGTATATTTGAGAACAAGGTTGTTGTATGAACATTGTTTATAAACTGGAATCTGCTCATTGGAAAGCCACATGGATATTGGCCAGCTTTTAATTAGCACATTTCCTGCTTCTTGCTTTTAATATTTGATGTCACATGGAACATGATTAAATGTGCAAAGGTGGAAGGAGTGTAATGCCTTGTCCCACCACCTCATCATTCAATGTAAATGTTCATCAGGTGTGAAAATGCTAGGTTTCTCCAATGTTTGTGTATAGTTGCATATCTGAAGTTATGTTCTGCTCATGGTATAGAATAGATGTGGGCACACTTTAGGGACAATGTCATTTCAGCCTTGCACGAGTTGCACTACTGATGGATGGATCACatgtacataaaaaaaaaaaacaaccctatgAACATTGAGCTGAGTGCAAGATCTCTACCTCTTGCATATGACCAATAAATCTTGTGGTTAACCTTGAAgtgaggtgatttttttttttaattaaaaaaggagTGGGGCGAACAAGCCGAATAACTTGATTGATTTTCTGAATTAATTGTAAGTAAAATGTGGATGTACATAATGCCTGGGCTTGTTTTGAAACACAACACCTTTTTGTAGTATTGGTTTTGTCTAATCTAAGCTGTAGTGTGGTTTTGATGATTTAACCACGGCACTAAACTGTAAAACATAATCTGAGGCTGTGTTTAAGATACTGTGAGAACAAGCACAAACTGCTGGAAAGCTATTGGAGCTCAGGAATTATTAATTCAGtagactactcgaaaacaaaatggaAATTAATGTAAATTAAATATAATGAAAGTCGAGGCTCGTGTCAGAAGCTGAAGCAGTGAGACTCTTTTTCTGTCAAACTGATTAATAAAACTTTATAAAGTCAGTTCTCTCAGCAATATGGGTTAAATGTTTTAAGGAAAATTTAGGTAATGGGTACAAAATGCATTTTGCTTAATCTCTCGACACTTTGTATATTTAGTCGTATTAAACATTACTTTTCTTTTGAAGCAGCCAAGTTAGCATGCTTATCAAAGACGCTTTAAAAAATAGTAGTAATAAAGTTTAAGATTTTCCCAGATTGTTATCTTTTACTAATTTCTACGGCTGATTAAAAACTTTTCGGATTGTGTTTAAAGAGGTTCCTGCTCTCCTGCTGAATCCAGACTTTTTAAACAGTGTTTTTGGTGTAAATTAATAGTTCTGTATCATTATAATGATGGATTGCATTGTGGGTGTCAATATAAGTGACGGCCATATTTGCCGGTGCTGCTCTCTCTGCTGTAAACAAAAAGTGACTGTGAGACGGACGCTTCGCTGAATTTAGGGacatttttatttctgtaatttATGATGTCTTTAGGAATGTCTTACAAACCTAACCCCCACCAGCACATTCCGGGAACTTCTGGGAACCAAGGTGAGCGAAAAAATACGCGAAAAGGTCGCGTCTTCGTTTCGTTACGTCGAGTGTAAAAATTTGGCGTTACAAAGGATACCTGGGGAAAAAAGCGTGTCTGTAGTTTTTGTCCAGTCAGATAGCTAAAGGGTCAGATCCTGAGAGCTAGGCTAATTCACATCCGCCATTATTACCACTGAAAAAAGAGGCATCCCCGCTTAGGAGTGTGGAAAATGCTATCGTGTGGCGGTTCTGTCGCTCCTTCTCGCCGTGTCCGTGTCATTAGATGGCCGATCGGGTTTCGGTGAAGGCCGCTACGTTGTAATAAAAAGGTATCCTTTTAGCTGCTAAGATCAGCGCCGTTCCGTTTCCTCCATGATAGTCTCTCCAGGGCGCTTGATTGATCGCATTCAGACGcgcgttcaaaaaaaaaaaaaaaaacgtctctTTGGGGACATCTAGAGGTCATCAGTGGTACTGCAAGACAGGGATTTCCTCTCACTGTCAAAGCCCACACAATACAATGCACAGTAATGCAACTACAgtgtcactaaactaatattttatgATTAATTGCGCAttaattatacaaccccaattccaaaaaagttgggacaaagtacaaattgtaaataaaaacggaatgtaatgatgtggaagtttcaaaattccatattttattcagaatagaacatatcaaatgtttttaaactgagaaaatgtatcatttaaagagaaaaattaggtgattttaaatttcatgacaacaacacatctcaaaaaagttgggacaaggccatgtttaccactgtgagacatccccttttctctttacaacagtctgtaaatgtctggggactgaggagacaagttgctcaagtttagggataggaatgttaacccattcttgtctaatgtaggattctatttgctcaactgtcttaggtcttttttttgtcgtatcttccattttatgatgcgccaaatgttttctatgggtgaaagatctggactgcaggctggccagttcagtacccggacccttcttctacgcagccatgatgctgtaattgatgcagtatgtggtttggcattgtcatgttggaaaatgcaaggtcttccctgaaagagacgtcgtctggatgggagcatatgttgctctagaacctggatatacctttcagcattgatggtgtctttccagatgtgtaagctgcccatgccacacgcactaatgcaaccccataccatcagagatgcaggcttctgaactgagcgctgataacaacttgggtcgtccttctcctctttagtccgaatgacacggcgtccctgatttccataaagaacttcaaattttgattcgtctgaccacagaacagttttccactttgccacagtccattttaaatgagccttggcccagagaagacgtctgcgcttctggatcatgtttagatacggcttcttctttgaactatagagttttagctggcaacggcggatggcacggtgaattgtgttcacagataatgttctctggaaatattcctgagcccattttgtgatttccaatagagaagcatgcctgtatgtgatgcagtgctgtctaagggcccgaagatcacgggcacccagtatggttttccggccttgacccttacgcacagagattcttccagattctctgaatcttttgatgatattatgcactgtagatgatgatatgttcaaagtctttgcaattttacactgtcaaagtcctttctgatattactccactatttgtcggtgcagaattacggggattggtgatcctcttcccgtctttacttctgagagccgctgccactccaagatgctctttttatacccagtcatgttaatgacctattgccgattgacctaatgagttgcaatttggtcctccagctgttccttttttgtacctttaacttttccagcctcttattgcccctgtcccaacttttttgagatgtgttgctgtcatcaaatttcaaatgagccaatatttggcatgaaatttcaaaatgtctcactttcgacatttaatatgttgtctatgttctattgtgaatacaatatcagtttttgagatttgtaaattattgcattccgtttttatttacaatttgtaatttgtcccaacttttttggaatcggggttgtaactatgATCTCATTATGGTTCAGGTTGCACTTGTTACAatacaataactttttttatttattatcagcatcagtactttacagcgaactgctagctacacatggttaaaatggctcttgtgcaatataccgacttacttgtgcaatactatctgggtaatactggtaataatacctgtgcaatacttgcacgtgcaataccacctttgtaatacacttatgttaactatatctgcaaacctgtttaatttatgcaaatgtggtttttttaatctctaaatttgtagtttatttcttttatttatatatggtggtgtagtggttagcactgtcacctcacagcaagaaggtcctgggttcgagcccagcggccgacgagggcctttctgtgtggagtttgcatgttctccccgtgggtttcctccaggtgctccagtttctcccacagtccaaagaaatgcaggttaggctaattggtggctctaaattgagaatgtgagtgtgaatgattgtttgtttgtctctgtgtcagccctgcgatgacctggcaacttgtccagggtgaaccccgcctctcgcccatagtcagctgggataggctccagcttgcccgtgaccctgcacattcCAGATGGTGGATGGAATACCAATTTACAATGCACTAAAAACAAACCACAAGAGAAAAATTGCATTAATATAGACGTATTCCTATAATAACCTCATGATATTCCTGATAATCAAAAAAATACTGATACGCTAATCCTAATTCAAATAATAGTAAAATCCAAATAAAATAATCCTAGAAATCCAACATATCCTAAAACTATCTCGAATCCTGAGTTAATATATAAAACCAAATAatcgaaaaaaatttttttaaaatctatacCAATGATCCTACTCAGAAtcataaagagagagagaacgaatATAAGTAAAACTTGCAACTTGGACAACTGTTCTCACAGCGAgcagattctgggtttgaacctgccggTTGACTGGTGCCTTCCTGTGTAGAGTTTGTGTTTCAGTGTTCTCCtcctgcctgtgtgggtttcatccgggtgctctggtttcctcccacagtccatagacatgcagattaggttaatggaTAAGAGgtgtagaaaatgaatgaatgtataGATGAAAGGTCCAATTATGATTCGGTTCTGAGGTTGAGTTCATGTCTGTATGAGTTTCTGTATGAATCTTCAGGTTCTCTGCCCAAATATGCTGAAATGCTCttacatatatgtgtgtatggAGCCCTACAGTGCACTGGCATCCAGTCCATGGTCTATTCCCATTGTTCCTGTGATAGACTACAGATCCTCTGTGACCATGACCAGGATAAAatggttactgaaaatgaatgagtaCTACTATgaataatagttataataataactcATTCAGCTTCAGTAAGCACTTCATCCTGGTCCGAGTCACGGTGGATGTGGGCCTATCCTGGGGAATGCTGGGTACAagctgggaatacaccctggatgggatgccagtctgtTGTAGGGCACTATGCACACACATTTGcaagtgggaggaaaccggagaacccagaggaaatccacatgcAACAgggagacacagggagaacatggaaaaactccacacagaccaatgagctcaggatcaaaccagagaCACTGCAGCTGTGAAGCAACAATGATCCCCACTCtgtattgtagtagtagtagtaataataataataataatggtgatgTTTTGTCCATTTAAGCAGGAAACATCCCCTCTCCCTCTTCCAGCATCTCCACAGTTCAGTCATACAAGCCAATTATAAACGACTTTGGGCTGCCATCATTTGGATTTTCACAGGCAAGTTCGAACCCTGATAATAATACAGCTCTCGTGCATTAATTTACAATAAACAGTATTCTAATGACTTCCCTCATACACACAGGGCCCGAATGGAACTCAGGCTCCACAGAGCAAATACGCTGAACTTCTCGCAATCATTGAAGAGCTCGGGAAAGAAATAAGGCCAACATACGCTGGAAGTAAAAGTGCCATGGAGCGACTCAAAAGAGGTATTCTTATCATCTGTTATTAAAAAAACCATGcacatatatataatgtgtgtgtgtgtatgtatgtatgtatgtatgtatgtatgtgtattatatacatatatatattttattgccTGACACTTGTTTTTTGTGTCAAAGGTATAATTCATGCGAGAGGTCTTGTCCGGGAATGTCTGGCAGAGACGGAAAGAAATGCACGATCTTAGCCTCTGAAGCCTGCCTCTGTTCTAAGGGCAGAAGATTTCTTTTACCACTTTTACAGAAGGGTGCTGCATGGCTTTTTCCCATAACAGAGGGATGAAACAATCAAAAATTTATTCATTAAGTAGTGTAGTTAAAGCATGGGATGGAGGTGTCGCAATGTTCCTTGTGATGAATGCAACAAGAGAGATTGGATTTGAGTGTTGCCATTTGggattttatttctcttataactcctgttattatatattttttttcaaacataAGAACAAGAAAGCTTATCTGCATGCAATGAGGAGATGGACCAGAGTTTGAACGTGCATGGCTTTTACAGGTTTACAGTAGGGAGGTCCTCTTAAATTTGATCAAGTGTAAGGGTTTAGGTTCTTTTTAAATTGGGAGACAGTGAGGACGGTTATAGTAACGGCattgttttagtttttttttaatttattacctTGTGTAATAAAATGTATTTTCATGTACAAAAAGGTCACTTTTTGAAATTTTGTATAAAGGTCAATAAACATGACATTTGTTGTCTATAAGGTTTTATTGTGGTTATTGGTGCACTGTGAGAGCATTGATGTGGACATAATATTAATAAATATATTATACATATTTCTATGAGGGAAATTATCTATAAACCATGGGGGGGGCAATATTTTATGTGGCATTGCCCAGATTAAAATGCAAAATCCTAATTAAAATTAGAGGGCTCCATCGAAAATTAAAATATATGTTAGAAAATTAACAAATAAGTTGTTCAATCGAGTGGAaatgaattatttttaaaaagagtGATGTATTATTAATTTACAGATGGATTTATTTACTGATTGTTACATTTCTCTGTAGCAATACATTTTTTTGTTGAAATATaaactgtttttgtactgactcaatgatGCAGGTCATAAAATAAACATCTATAACAAAATCTATACTAAAAAAACCTAAAAATAATTTTGGAAAGTgctgtaatttattattatacattattttttaaacccCGCCCCCCAAAGACCAGCGTTTACATGAAGATCTCCAATCAGAGCTACTGTTGTGTTCTTGAAAGTGCAGAATGTGATCTTTTCCACCAATCACAGAACcggagagaaaatcgaatttttaTCTTAGCCAATCGAATCGCTTCTTCCGGAATCCTATCAGCTAATGGCGTCCCGCGGTGCATTGTGCCGTTGGTGGGTGGAGACTGGACGTTATACTGCGGGGGAAAAGGGTGCAAAAGCGATACGTCAAAATGGGAGAAGTGATGATCTATGTTCACAAGTGAGTGTGATTAATTTCATATTCACAACATGGCGCCATGAATCTCTGCCGCGTTTACTCCGAGCTGCGGTTGGAAATGTTGCTGGAGCCGCAAAGGTGATGTGTGTCGTATATTAGTCTCTGTGGCGACGGATAGCTAGCGTTAGCCAGCAGGAAGTGTATTTGCTAGCTAGCATTGGGCCGAATCCCAAATTTCTTTTAAAATTCTTTGTAAGCGCACTACATAGGGATAAAATAAGAGTCCACGACCTTGTGTAGTGTTCTATATATAGCCATTAAGGAGTCATTTGGGATTTAGCCTTCGGCGCTTTGCTTTTATGCACCTGTTTAACTCGTGAATCAAGCGATACTTCTGTTAAAGAAGTTATGTAGCTTTCTTAACGAATAATGCCTGAGGGAGGGCATCATTGTTCCCATGGTCCTACGTTCTAGCCCTTAACCCGAAGTTATGAAGGTTTCTTAATGAATAATACCTGAGGGAGGGCATCATTGTTCCCATGGTCCTATGTTCTAGCCCTTAACCCGAAGTTATGAAGGTTTCTTAATGAATAATACCTGAGGGAGGGCATCATTGTTCCCATGGTCCTATGTTCTAGCCCTTAACCCGAAGTTATGAAGGTTTCTTAATGAATAATACCTGAGGAGGGCATCATTGTTCCCATGGTCCTACGTTCTAGCCCTTAACCCGAAGTTATGAAGGTTTCTTAATGAATAATACCTGAGGGAGGGCATCATTGTTCCCATGGTCCTACGTTCTAGCCCTTAACCCGAAGTTATGAAGGTTTCTTAATGAATAATACCTGAGGGAGGGCATCATTGTTCCCATGGTCCTATGTTCTAGCCCTTAACCCGAAGTTATGAAGGTTTCTTAATGAATAATACCTGAGGAAGGGCATCATTGTTCCCATGGTCCTATGTTCTAGCCCTTAACCCGAAGTTATGAAGGTTTCTTAATGAATAATACCTGAGGGAGGGCATCATTGTTCCCATGGTCCTACGTTCTAGCCCCTAACCCTTAACCCGAAGTTATGAAGGTTTCTTAATGAATAATACCTGAGGGAGGGTATCTATGTTTCCATGGTCCTATGTTCGAACCCCCAAACCAAGCCCTACGCATCCTCCTTGTTCCTGACAGAATCTAATTCTCTACAGAGGTTTTGCTTATCCTATTTAAAGATACTTCTCTTCTAAGGTGGTCTAATATCATTTTATTGCTAAAGTCACTTTTTTGTGTTGTCCAACAGGTCTTGCTGCGTGCACTTGTCTCGCCAGGCTGCTTAAGCATGTCAACAGATGACAGCATCTCAGAGGACGTGTCTAGCTCTGTGGCACTGAGCCACGACCACACAAGCCCCAATGGAGGGAAGGAGAGCGAGACCTCCGTGGTCTCCTCAGCGGACACAGTGTCGGGCCTGGCTCTTCCCGAGGAGGCGGCTGTTATAACTCGACCCTCCAGCACACCAGCATGCACCATTTCCAGCAAAATAAGGTCTGCGCTGTCGAATGATGTCATTTTCATTCTCAGGTTATGATGAGAAATGAGGGCTCTTCAAAGTCAATGTAATTGTTCCACAAGGCACTTTTTAATCCATTATAAAATGGACTTTTCAGAACAGCTGGTTCCTCTGTATGTACAAGGTGTAGGTTTGTAATGGTGTCATGCGATGATGATCACATGACAACTTGGTTTACTTTTTCTGAATGGGTGGGGAAACCCCCCCTCTTTGAACTGATTCTTGGAAATTTAACTTGAAGTCCAGGACAAGTTTGGGAAACACCATGGAAATTTGTTGATCAAAAAGTATAATGAACCCTGTTTTGTGTTATTGgattttggattgtgtttagactTTGCATTgttgtaattttgttttataGTAATTGTGATTGTGATTTGTGGTGTGTTTTTGGTCTTGTCATTTTATAGTATGATCTCTCAGCCACCTGactttaggcttttttttttttcccccctcctacTGACAGGAGTCTGTGTCTCGGTGGCACTGAGGAGGAGTTCAGCTCAGGGAGAAGCCTGCCCTTTATCAACCCCAGTTCTTTAGAGACGCTCCGAGCGTTGGTGCATGAGATCCAGAGCAGCGAGACGGACCCTGAGATCTGGAAGAACTGCGAGGTGCTCAGAGACAGATTAGCTTTGCTGTTTTACTTGTTTTGTGGTTTGGATGCAGTGAGTTGCTCAGGTTTCTGGGTCATCATTTCGAGCTTCCCCAAGGACTCCTGATGAGCAAGCAGTTGTGAGGGAACACACCACTGATCCTGTCCCGCAGGCTCCAAGACACCATAAGTGACGCGATATTTAGGGCTGCAAGAATTCACCACAGTGCACCGAAAATCGAGTTCATACCTGCCGCACCGATTATCGATCCACGTAGCTGTATTTTCGGTTCGATTCTGCaacattttttatttcaattttta
Coding sequences within:
- the LOC132873612 gene encoding cyclin-dependent kinase 2-associated protein 1 isoform X2, producing the protein MMSLGMSYKPNPHQHIPGTSGNQGNIPSPSSSISTVQSYKPIINDFGLPSFGFSQGPNGTQAPQSKYAELLAIIEELGKEIRPTYAGSKSAMERLKRGIIHARGLVRECLAETERNARS
- the LOC132873612 gene encoding cyclin-dependent kinase 2-associated protein 1 isoform X1, yielding MMSLGMSYKPNPHQHIPGTSGNQAGNIPSPSSSISTVQSYKPIINDFGLPSFGFSQGPNGTQAPQSKYAELLAIIEELGKEIRPTYAGSKSAMERLKRGIIHARGLVRECLAETERNARS